In Cyanobium sp. AMD-g, one genomic interval encodes:
- a CDS encoding CocE/NonD family hydrolase — protein sequence MVQARDATLLLADGVRLVSRVWHPDGRGPWPVLVMRQPYGRAIASTVTYAHPSWYAGHGFLVVVQDVRGRGASDGCFAGFAHEAADGAATIRWARALAGSNGRVGTYGFSYQGLSQLLNSAGDDDAALPDCLSPAMCGLDERLHWASEGGAHWWALGLGWALQLAAEGCRRRGDGAGWRQIRRSLELGQFTDEGLGLLERHDPGGMGLGWLRQDPSRAEGWTVHAAAPALLRRPMLLIGGWHDPHLNGVLDLWSRARAAGGRPGLVIGAWSHLDWNGGLDRELLAFFQRHLQEPGAAPSPPAAPETPVRLQCCATGAWHSADDPSEPQGAALSWSLHSDGLAAIRCDEGQLRPEPTGSGVVVLVHDPWRPVPGRGGHLGLVPGPVERADLDRRADVACFSSVPLEHDLWLLGTFRLQLRVSADQPSFDLCAAFSEVSPDGRSVRQLSTGVARIGPGTIAGDGFSSLTLQPLATLVAAGQRLRLSVAAAAWPLIAVNAGDGSLPAGGSSAEHRVISLTLDLDGSGLGLEPLVRAN from the coding sequence GTGGTCCAGGCCCGGGACGCCACCCTGCTGCTGGCGGATGGGGTGCGGCTTGTGAGCCGTGTGTGGCACCCCGACGGGCGGGGCCCCTGGCCGGTGCTGGTGATGCGCCAGCCCTATGGCCGGGCGATCGCCTCCACCGTGACCTACGCCCATCCCAGCTGGTACGCCGGCCACGGGTTCCTGGTGGTGGTGCAGGACGTGCGCGGCCGTGGTGCGTCCGATGGCTGCTTCGCTGGCTTCGCCCATGAAGCTGCCGATGGGGCCGCCACGATCCGCTGGGCCCGGGCGCTGGCGGGCAGCAACGGCCGGGTGGGAACCTACGGCTTCTCCTACCAGGGCCTGAGCCAGCTGCTCAACAGCGCTGGCGACGACGACGCGGCCCTGCCGGACTGCCTGAGCCCGGCCATGTGCGGCCTCGACGAACGCCTGCACTGGGCCAGCGAAGGCGGCGCCCACTGGTGGGCCCTGGGGCTGGGCTGGGCTCTGCAGCTGGCGGCGGAAGGCTGCCGGCGCCGCGGCGACGGGGCCGGCTGGCGCCAGATCCGCCGCAGCCTGGAGCTGGGCCAGTTCACCGACGAAGGGCTGGGCCTGCTGGAGCGCCACGACCCCGGCGGCATGGGCCTGGGCTGGCTGCGGCAGGATCCCAGCCGTGCGGAGGGCTGGACGGTGCACGCCGCGGCGCCGGCGCTGCTGCGGCGGCCGATGCTGCTGATCGGCGGCTGGCACGACCCGCATCTGAACGGTGTTCTCGATCTCTGGAGCCGGGCCCGCGCCGCCGGCGGCCGCCCCGGCCTGGTGATCGGCGCCTGGAGCCACCTCGACTGGAACGGCGGCCTCGACAGGGAGCTGCTGGCCTTCTTCCAACGCCATCTGCAGGAGCCAGGGGCTGCCCCCAGCCCGCCGGCCGCCCCCGAGACCCCCGTCCGTCTGCAGTGCTGCGCCACCGGGGCCTGGCACAGCGCGGACGACCCCAGCGAGCCGCAGGGGGCGGCCCTGAGCTGGTCGCTGCACTCCGATGGCCTGGCGGCGATCCGCTGCGACGAAGGCCAACTGCGGCCGGAACCAACGGGAAGTGGCGTGGTGGTGCTGGTGCACGACCCCTGGCGGCCGGTGCCCGGCCGGGGCGGCCATCTCGGCCTGGTGCCAGGACCGGTGGAGCGCGCCGACCTGGACCGGCGCGCCGATGTGGCCTGCTTCAGCAGCGTCCCTCTGGAGCACGACCTCTGGCTGCTGGGGACCTTCCGCCTGCAGCTGCGGGTGAGCGCCGACCAGCCCAGCTTCGATCTCTGCGCGGCCTTCTCCGAGGTGAGCCCGGATGGGCGATCCGTGCGCCAGCTGAGCACCGGCGTGGCCCGCATCGGCCCCGGGACCATCGCCGGCGACGGGTTCAGCAGCCTGACCCTTCAACCCCTGGCCACCCTGGTGGCAGCCGGCCAGCGGCTGCGGTTGTCGGTGGCGGCGGCGGCCTGGCCCCTGATCGCCGTCAACGCCGGCGACGGCAGCCTGCCGGCGGGTGGTAGCAGCGCCGAGCACCGGGTGATCAGCCTGACGCTGGACCTGGATGGCAGCGGGCTGGGCCTGGAACCCCTGGTTCGGGCAAACTGA
- a CDS encoding DUF3887 domain-containing protein, with protein MPRPQPRRALIGLTLLVSSLAVLAPRGAWAQAVPIPTSTGQPSAALSEAKARTAAERILTTIRNGDAQARFNQFSPALQRVSSPSMVAATMRTQPKLLRWEIRSIQPGYDSSTVEATLFTSAGQRDLLMVIDAEGRIDGYHFDVTDQPAEKVVRDFISALSAGHFISASSFLSPVMQEQIPQAQLQQKWLNLQRITGNFVRVKRINRAESTPDMRLVIVNTEFNRLTDNLFVTLDAQNQIIGVDFPTDPAPPSPPR; from the coding sequence ATGCCGCGCCCCCAACCGCGCCGAGCCCTGATCGGCCTGACGCTGCTCGTGAGCAGCCTGGCGGTGCTGGCGCCGCGGGGGGCGTGGGCCCAGGCCGTGCCGATTCCCACCAGCACCGGCCAGCCCAGCGCCGCCCTGAGCGAAGCCAAGGCCCGCACGGCCGCCGAGCGGATCCTGACCACGATCCGCAACGGGGATGCCCAGGCGCGCTTCAACCAGTTCTCGCCAGCCCTGCAGCGCGTCAGCAGCCCCAGCATGGTGGCCGCCACGATGAGGACCCAGCCCAAGCTGCTGCGCTGGGAGATCCGCAGCATCCAACCCGGCTACGACTCGAGCACGGTGGAGGCCACCCTGTTCACCAGCGCCGGGCAGCGCGATCTGCTGATGGTGATCGATGCCGAAGGCCGCATCGACGGGTACCACTTCGACGTCACCGACCAGCCCGCCGAAAAGGTGGTGCGGGACTTCATCAGTGCCCTCTCGGCGGGTCACTTCATCTCCGCCAGCAGCTTCCTGTCGCCGGTGATGCAGGAGCAGATCCCCCAGGCCCAGCTGCAGCAGAAATGGCTCAACCTGCAGCGCATCACCGGTAACTTCGTGCGGGTGAAGCGCATCAACCGCGCCGAGAGCACCCCTGACATGCGGCTGGTGATCGTCAACACCGAGTTCAACCGTCTCACCGACAACCTGTTCGTGACGCTGGACGCCCAGAACCAGATCATCGGCGTGGATTTCCCCACCGATCCCGCCCCTCCCTCGCCGCCGCGCTGA
- the glgB gene encoding 1,4-alpha-glucan branching protein GlgB — MALSSLEWMVDDAHRLAECRHDHPFSVLGPQPLDGGGWVVRAWMPDAHAVELLLGGERLAMANPHHPWIFETRLEADPGCGYRLHVQRGGIEHEQHDPWAFRHEWMGELDRHLFAEGNHHHVWRRMGAHVVERDGIAGVQFCLWAPNARSVALLGHFNGWDGRHHPMQQRLGGAWELFIPGLGVGETYKYEVRAQNGHCYQKADPYGFRHEIRPNTGSIVAQLGTYDWNDSAWIEERDGRDPLPQPIAVYEMHLGSWMHAAADQPFIEADGSARPPVPAADMKPGARLMTYPELADRVIPYVKERGFTHIELMPISEHPFDGSWGYQVTGWYAPTSRFGSPDEFRAFVDRCHAEGLGVILDWVPGHFPKDSHGLAFFDGAHLYEHADPRIGEHKEWGTLIFNYSRNEVRNFLVANLIYWFEEFHIDGIRVDAVASMLYRDYLRPDGEWLPNENGGRENLEAVRFLQQANHVLFQHFPGALSIAEESTTWPMVTQPTDMGGLGFNLKWNMGWMHDMLDYFELDPWFRQFHQNHVTFSIWYAFTENFMLALSHDEVVHGKSNLLHKMPGDDWQKFANVRALLAYMWTHPGKKTIFMGMEFGQRAEWNVWGDLQWELLQYEAHKGLLNLVDDLNVFYKSEPALWGDDFDQYGFQWIDCNDNRHSVISFMRRDSGSGSWVVVVANFTPQSHSHYRVGVPLEGFYAEVFNTDSSRYGGSNLGNLGGRFTDAWAIHDYQNSLELCLPPLSVVVFRLDESRSLQRPAISEG; from the coding sequence ATGGCCCTGTCCAGCCTCGAATGGATGGTCGATGATGCCCATCGGCTGGCGGAATGTCGCCACGACCATCCCTTCTCCGTGCTCGGACCCCAGCCCCTGGACGGTGGCGGCTGGGTGGTGCGGGCCTGGATGCCGGACGCCCATGCGGTGGAGCTGCTGCTCGGGGGCGAGCGGCTGGCCATGGCCAACCCCCACCATCCCTGGATCTTCGAAACCCGCCTCGAGGCCGACCCCGGCTGTGGCTACCGCCTGCACGTGCAACGGGGCGGCATCGAGCACGAGCAGCACGACCCCTGGGCCTTCCGCCATGAGTGGATGGGGGAGCTGGACCGGCACCTGTTCGCCGAGGGCAACCACCACCACGTCTGGCGGCGCATGGGGGCCCACGTCGTCGAACGGGACGGCATCGCCGGGGTGCAGTTCTGTCTGTGGGCGCCCAATGCCCGCAGCGTGGCCCTGCTGGGCCATTTCAACGGCTGGGATGGCCGCCATCACCCGATGCAGCAGCGGCTCGGGGGCGCCTGGGAACTGTTCATCCCCGGGCTGGGCGTCGGCGAGACCTACAAATACGAGGTAAGGGCCCAGAACGGCCACTGCTACCAGAAGGCCGACCCCTACGGCTTCCGCCATGAGATCCGGCCGAACACCGGCTCGATCGTGGCCCAGCTGGGCACCTACGACTGGAACGACAGCGCCTGGATCGAGGAGCGGGATGGCCGCGATCCCCTGCCCCAGCCGATCGCGGTGTACGAGATGCACCTGGGCAGCTGGATGCATGCCGCCGCCGACCAGCCCTTCATCGAAGCCGACGGCAGCGCCCGGCCGCCGGTGCCTGCCGCCGACATGAAACCGGGGGCCCGGCTGATGACCTACCCGGAACTGGCCGACAGGGTGATCCCCTACGTGAAGGAGCGCGGCTTCACCCACATCGAGCTGATGCCGATTTCCGAGCATCCCTTCGACGGCTCCTGGGGGTATCAGGTGACGGGCTGGTACGCCCCCACCAGCCGCTTCGGCAGCCCGGACGAGTTCCGCGCCTTCGTCGACCGCTGCCACGCCGAGGGCCTCGGCGTGATCCTCGACTGGGTGCCCGGCCACTTCCCCAAGGACAGCCACGGCCTGGCCTTCTTCGATGGCGCCCACCTCTACGAGCATGCCGACCCCCGCATCGGCGAGCACAAGGAGTGGGGCACCCTCATCTTCAATTACAGCCGCAACGAGGTGCGCAACTTCCTCGTCGCCAACCTCATCTACTGGTTCGAGGAGTTTCACATTGATGGCATCCGGGTGGATGCGGTGGCTTCGATGCTCTACCGCGACTACCTGCGCCCGGATGGCGAATGGCTGCCCAACGAGAACGGAGGCCGCGAGAATCTGGAAGCGGTGCGCTTCCTGCAGCAGGCCAACCACGTGCTGTTCCAGCACTTCCCCGGCGCCCTGTCGATCGCCGAGGAATCCACCACCTGGCCGATGGTGACCCAGCCCACCGACATGGGCGGCCTGGGATTCAACCTCAAGTGGAACATGGGCTGGATGCACGACATGCTCGATTACTTCGAGCTGGATCCCTGGTTCCGCCAGTTCCACCAGAACCACGTCACCTTCTCGATCTGGTACGCCTTCACCGAAAACTTCATGCTGGCCCTGAGCCACGATGAAGTGGTGCATGGCAAGAGCAACCTGCTGCACAAGATGCCGGGGGACGACTGGCAGAAGTTCGCCAATGTGCGCGCCCTGCTGGCCTACATGTGGACCCACCCGGGCAAGAAAACGATCTTCATGGGCATGGAGTTCGGCCAGCGGGCCGAATGGAACGTCTGGGGAGATCTGCAGTGGGAGCTGCTGCAGTACGAAGCCCACAAGGGCCTGCTCAACCTGGTGGATGACCTCAACGTCTTCTACAAATCCGAGCCGGCGCTGTGGGGCGACGACTTCGATCAGTACGGCTTCCAGTGGATCGACTGCAACGACAACCGCCACTCGGTGATCAGCTTCATGCGCCGCGACAGCGGCAGCGGCAGCTGGGTGGTGGTGGTGGCCAACTTCACCCCCCAGAGCCATTCCCACTACCGCGTGGGTGTGCCGCTGGAGGGCTTCTACGCCGAGGTGTTCAACACCGACAGCAGCCGCTACGGCGGCAGCAACCTCGGCAACCTGGGCGGCCGTTTCACCGATGCCTGGGCCATCCACGATTACCAGAACTCGCTCGAGCTGTGTCTGCCACCCCTGAGCGTGGTGGTGTTCCGCCTGGACGAGTCCCGCAGCCTGCAGCGTCCGGCCATCAGCGAGGGCTGA
- the hemE gene encoding uroporphyrinogen decarboxylase encodes MTESAPLLLRAARGEQVERPPVWMMRQAGRYMKVYRDLRDRHPGFRERSENPDLSYEISMQPFHAFRPDGVILFSDILTPLPGMGIDFDIIESKGPIIEPAIRSQAQVDALRPLDPAEALPFVGEVLKRLRADVGNQAAVLGFVGAPWTLAAYAVEGKSSKTYSVIKAMAFQEPALLHQLLGHLADQIATYVRYQIDSGAQVVQLFDSWAGQLSPIDYDVFAAPYQKRVIDQVKATHPDTPLILYISGSAGVLERMATTGVDFISLDWTVDMADGCARLPQHLGVQGNVDPGLLFGTPEAIRARILDTVRKARGRRHILNLGHGILPGTPEDNARVFFETGKAVNELLGAAV; translated from the coding sequence ATGACTGAATCCGCCCCCCTGCTGCTGCGCGCCGCCCGAGGTGAGCAGGTGGAGCGGCCACCGGTCTGGATGATGCGCCAGGCGGGCCGCTACATGAAGGTCTACCGCGACCTGCGCGACCGCCATCCCGGCTTCCGCGAACGCTCCGAGAACCCCGATCTCTCCTACGAGATCTCGATGCAGCCGTTCCACGCCTTCCGTCCCGACGGCGTGATCCTGTTCTCCGACATCCTCACGCCCCTGCCGGGCATGGGCATCGACTTCGACATCATCGAGAGCAAGGGGCCGATCATCGAGCCCGCCATCCGCAGCCAGGCCCAGGTGGACGCGCTGCGGCCCCTGGATCCGGCCGAAGCGCTGCCCTTCGTGGGTGAAGTACTGAAGCGGCTGCGGGCCGACGTGGGCAACCAGGCGGCGGTGCTCGGCTTCGTGGGCGCCCCCTGGACCCTGGCCGCCTACGCAGTGGAGGGCAAGAGCTCCAAGACCTATTCGGTGATCAAGGCGATGGCCTTCCAGGAGCCCGCCCTGCTGCACCAGCTGCTGGGCCACCTGGCCGATCAGATCGCCACCTACGTGCGCTACCAGATCGACAGCGGCGCCCAGGTGGTGCAGCTGTTCGATTCCTGGGCGGGCCAGCTGAGCCCGATCGACTACGACGTGTTCGCCGCCCCGTACCAGAAGCGGGTGATCGACCAGGTGAAGGCCACCCACCCCGACACCCCCCTGATCCTCTACATCTCCGGCAGCGCCGGTGTGCTGGAGCGCATGGCCACCACGGGGGTGGATTTCATCTCGCTCGACTGGACCGTGGACATGGCCGATGGCTGTGCCCGCCTGCCCCAGCACCTGGGCGTGCAGGGCAACGTGGATCCCGGCCTGCTGTTCGGCACGCCTGAGGCGATCCGGGCGCGGATCCTCGACACGGTGCGCAAGGCCCGCGGCCGCCGCCACATCCTCAACCTGGGCCACGGCATCCTGCCCGGCACCCCGGAAGACAACGCCCGCGTCTTCTTCGAGACCGGCAAGGCCGTGAATGAGCTGCTGGGGGCCGCTGTTTGA
- a CDS encoding NAD(P)-dependent oxidoreductase: protein MSAATSGPQRILITGASGCVGQYIADNLLANSDAQLLLLLRDPSKLSAVPADHPRITLLVGDLRELGPHAEAIASADRIIHTATAWGDPERAQAVNVVAVKELLRLTDPERLQQVIYFSTASILDRQLQLLPEAMAYGTEYIQTKATCLQDLERHPLAPRIVAVFPTLVFGGSVGTADSHPTSYLTAGLKEAFGWLWLARWLRTDASFHFIHAADIATVCAHLATTPHGPNPEPGQGPVRRLVLGQAPVTINGAVASLCRWRRVWVPPVGIDLRGWLIEGLIKLLRIEVNAWDRFSIQQRHFVHQPVSPPERFGLVSFAPNLDAVLETAGVPHRGRLGPGRQP, encoded by the coding sequence TTGAGCGCCGCCACTTCCGGGCCCCAGCGGATCCTGATCACCGGCGCCAGCGGTTGCGTCGGCCAGTACATCGCCGACAACCTTCTGGCCAACAGCGACGCCCAGCTGCTGCTGCTGCTGCGGGATCCGTCCAAGCTCAGTGCCGTGCCCGCCGATCACCCGCGCATCACCCTGCTGGTGGGTGACCTGCGCGAGCTGGGCCCCCACGCTGAAGCGATCGCCAGCGCCGACCGGATCATCCACACGGCCACCGCCTGGGGCGACCCGGAGCGGGCCCAGGCGGTGAATGTGGTGGCCGTGAAGGAACTGCTGCGGCTCACCGATCCGGAGCGGCTGCAGCAGGTGATCTACTTCTCCACCGCCAGCATCCTCGACCGGCAGCTGCAGCTGCTGCCGGAGGCGATGGCCTACGGCACCGAGTACATCCAGACCAAGGCCACCTGCCTGCAGGACCTGGAGCGCCATCCCCTGGCGCCGAGGATCGTGGCGGTGTTCCCGACGCTGGTGTTCGGCGGCTCGGTGGGCACGGCCGATTCCCACCCCACCAGCTATCTCACGGCCGGGCTGAAGGAGGCCTTCGGCTGGCTGTGGCTGGCCCGCTGGCTGCGCACCGACGCCAGCTTCCACTTCATCCACGCCGCCGACATCGCCACGGTCTGCGCCCACCTGGCCACCACCCCCCATGGGCCCAACCCGGAGCCGGGCCAGGGGCCGGTGCGGCGGCTGGTGCTGGGCCAGGCGCCGGTCACGATCAACGGCGCCGTGGCGTCCCTGTGCCGCTGGCGGCGGGTGTGGGTGCCGCCGGTGGGGATCGATCTGCGCGGCTGGCTGATCGAGGGGCTGATCAAGCTGCTGCGCATCGAGGTGAACGCCTGGGACCGCTTCTCGATCCAGCAGCGCCACTTCGTGCACCAGCCGGTGAGCCCGCCCGAGCGCTTCGGACTGGTGAGCTTCGCCCCCAACCTCGACGCGGTGCTGGAGACGGCGGGGGTGCCGCACCGGGGCCGGCTCGGGCCAGGGCGCCAGCCCTGA
- a CDS encoding c-type cytochrome encodes MRRLLSLFALCLALVLGAAPSFAADAAHGGQIFSANCAACHMGGGNVVNAERTLKADALASYLANYDADHEAAIAYQVTNGKNAMPAFGGKLSEGDIADVAAYVEDMASKGWA; translated from the coding sequence ATGCGTCGTCTTCTTTCCCTGTTCGCTCTCTGCCTGGCGCTGGTGCTGGGTGCCGCCCCGAGCTTCGCCGCCGATGCGGCCCATGGCGGCCAGATCTTCTCCGCCAACTGCGCCGCCTGCCACATGGGTGGCGGCAACGTGGTGAACGCCGAGCGCACCCTCAAGGCCGATGCCCTGGCCTCTTACCTGGCCAACTACGACGCCGACCACGAGGCCGCCATCGCCTACCAGGTCACCAACGGCAAGAACGCCATGCCCGCCTTCGGCGGCAAGCTCAGCGAAGGCGACATCGCCGACGTGGCTGCCTACGTCGAGGACATGGCCTCCAAAGGCTGGGCCTGA